From a region of the Arachis ipaensis cultivar K30076 chromosome B09, Araip1.1, whole genome shotgun sequence genome:
- the LOC107619117 gene encoding protein phosphatase 2C 70-like isoform X2: MYGAAVLDAYEQIKVRMEPVASWNNFNSFAEVHVAAQNQQRIPFGVGMASDPMALRRGAKQLAMEDVCYYQWPLPGLDQFGLFGICDGAAKSASKERILSLHDASEILRDAFSQTEACLNHY, translated from the exons ATGTATGGAGCAGCGGTTTTAGATGCATATGAGCAAATAAAGGTACGCATGGAACCTGTTGCTTCATGGAACAACTTCAACTCATTTGCTGAG GTTCATGTTGCTGCACAAAATCAGCAACGCATTCCATTTGGAGTTGGTATGGCATCAGATCCCATGGCTTTGCGTAGAGGAGCAAAACAGCTTGCTATGGAAGATGTTTGCTATTATCAATGGCCTCTGCCTGGGCTGGATCAG TTTGGGCTATTTGGTATCTGCGATGGGGCTGCTAAATCCGCAAGCAA GGAGCGAATTTTATCACTTCATGATGCTTCAGAAATTCTAAGAGATGCATTTTCTCAAACAGAAGCATGCTTGAATCATTACTGA
- the LOC107619117 gene encoding uncharacterized protein LOC107619117 isoform X1 produces the protein MYGAAVLDAYEQIKVRMEPVASWNNFNSFAEHIQNRYHGTYSPIRRIKILGWQQVAEKIGMQHCAASGQWLNERIALSRYAHVPLGNFELDWLIFTADTFFSRALRDSQQRHVFLMRDHYDYYSRRNLFPSTSGTYFSFQNEPLNVDYKF, from the exons ATGTATGGAGCAGCGGTTTTAGATGCATATGAGCAAATAAAGGTACGCATGGAACCTGTTGCTTCATGGAACAACTTCAACTCATTTGCTGAG CACATTCAAAATAGGTACCATGGAACATATAGTCCTATTAGGAGAATCAAG ATTCTTGGATGGCAACAAGTTGCTGAAAAAATTGGAATGCAACATTGTGCTGCATCAGGCCAATGGCTAAATGAGAGAATTGCTCTCTCAAGATATGCCCAT gtaccacttGGAAATTTTGAACTTGACTGGCTTATATTTACAGCAGATACCTTCTTCTCAAGAGCTTTGCGTGATAGTCAACAG AGACATGTTTTCTTGATGAG GGATCATTATGATTACTATTCAAGAAGAAACTTGTTTCCAAGTACCTCAGGCACCTATTTTTCATTCCAGAATGAGCCTTTGAATGTTGactataaattttaa